A part of Candidatus Acidiferrales bacterium genomic DNA contains:
- a CDS encoding PIG-L family deacetylase, with protein sequence MKIRGYTNLAAAVAAILFLSPVARAQSVAQVVDAIDHARITTRVLYVTAHPDDEHAAVLTYLSKGLGDDVALCSTTRGEGGQNAIGPELGPALKILRTDELYRATQAYGAELFFTRVPDFGFSKSADETLRIWNGIGKEDLVRIIRTFRPGIIINQWGGVHSGHGQHQATGIITSQAAAAAADPTQYPDQLKEGLRPWTVAHVLQYARNGQEDQQRVVKLPIGKISPLWGQSYSNLAMVGFANHRSQGITRILDSPFFSRPVSLVDPQGGDISIDDFTQSLFSISKNASQMEVPLGAADGALVAARQAALRLDWPSAVKYLAAAGKEMDKAIEQARNSATADADVLWELRQQRQKIDNALAEAVALNVNAEADQNALIAGGNFSVRVTWRSRSDVGADISAPSLETPQGWRVTPAASQNDQQTFISEMSFQVSIPSGATPPVSPQDAILPWPPPLVEAHITGTAGGYTFSVEKPVISRDYTSTTVETMPLELVPAVTLTVDPQQIILPVNRSAKTFQLLMRVSYHGAAAAQVAPGVLAPDGWTVSSVAPLDFAKPGDRLVRFSITPPAGISESAYVLKPYARLGGQTFATSYEALPSLPSRHVSEPVVATAHVLDLAIPQRLRVGYIAAGIDPVPQSLQQLGIDVDMLDEAALAFGDLSQYDAIVVGIRAYELRPDLMSANSRLLDYVQHGGTLVVQYERDFAWNKLLPAPFSATEGKPMDGRPGQYTSAERVTDETAAVRFLDPSCPLLNFPNRITEDDFKDWIQERGLYFWGQWDPRYKAVFAMHDPGEQDALGSLVYAHDGKGIYIYTGLAFFRQLPAGVPGAYRLFVNLLSASKAGAPSQ encoded by the coding sequence ATGAAAATTCGGGGGTACACAAATCTCGCGGCTGCGGTAGCCGCCATCCTTTTCTTGTCTCCGGTGGCGAGAGCGCAATCCGTCGCTCAGGTGGTGGATGCCATCGACCATGCGCGCATCACCACGCGCGTTCTTTACGTCACCGCCCATCCCGATGATGAGCACGCCGCCGTCCTGACGTATCTCTCCAAAGGACTCGGCGACGATGTGGCTCTCTGCTCCACGACGCGCGGTGAAGGCGGCCAGAACGCCATCGGCCCTGAACTCGGCCCCGCGCTCAAGATCCTTCGCACCGATGAGCTCTATCGCGCCACGCAGGCTTACGGCGCGGAGCTCTTCTTTACCCGCGTTCCCGACTTCGGATTCTCTAAGAGCGCCGACGAAACCCTGCGCATTTGGAACGGTATCGGCAAGGAGGATCTTGTCCGCATCATTCGCACGTTTCGTCCTGGCATAATCATCAATCAATGGGGTGGCGTCCACTCCGGCCACGGCCAGCACCAGGCCACCGGCATCATCACTTCGCAAGCGGCCGCAGCCGCCGCCGATCCCACGCAATATCCGGATCAATTGAAGGAAGGCCTCCGTCCTTGGACCGTCGCTCACGTCCTGCAATATGCGCGCAACGGTCAGGAAGATCAGCAAAGGGTTGTTAAGCTTCCTATCGGCAAAATCTCTCCGCTCTGGGGCCAGAGCTACTCCAATCTCGCCATGGTCGGCTTTGCCAACCATCGCTCGCAGGGCATCACGCGCATTCTCGACTCGCCTTTTTTCAGCCGTCCGGTTTCGCTGGTTGATCCCCAGGGCGGAGATATCAGCATCGACGACTTCACGCAGTCGCTCTTCTCCATTTCCAAGAACGCGAGTCAGATGGAAGTTCCCCTGGGTGCTGCCGATGGCGCGCTCGTCGCCGCGCGGCAAGCAGCCCTCCGCCTGGACTGGCCCTCCGCCGTGAAATATCTCGCTGCCGCCGGAAAAGAAATGGACAAGGCTATCGAGCAAGCCCGCAACTCCGCGACCGCGGACGCCGATGTTCTTTGGGAATTAAGGCAGCAGCGCCAGAAGATCGATAACGCTCTAGCCGAAGCTGTGGCTCTCAACGTGAATGCTGAGGCAGATCAAAATGCTCTCATCGCCGGCGGCAATTTTTCCGTGCGCGTTACTTGGAGATCTCGCAGCGATGTTGGCGCGGATATTTCCGCTCCCTCGCTGGAGACTCCTCAGGGTTGGAGAGTCACTCCTGCCGCTTCCCAGAACGACCAGCAAACCTTCATTTCGGAGATGTCTTTTCAAGTCAGCATTCCATCCGGGGCCACGCCTCCCGTATCGCCGCAGGACGCAATTTTGCCTTGGCCTCCTCCGCTCGTCGAAGCGCATATCACCGGCACGGCCGGCGGCTACACATTCTCCGTCGAAAAGCCGGTCATCTCCCGCGACTACACTTCAACAACCGTCGAAACCATGCCGCTCGAACTTGTTCCGGCTGTCACACTGACTGTCGACCCGCAGCAGATCATCCTGCCTGTGAATCGTTCCGCGAAGACGTTCCAGTTGCTCATGCGCGTCAGCTATCACGGAGCAGCCGCTGCGCAAGTCGCCCCCGGCGTTCTCGCTCCCGATGGCTGGACCGTCAGTTCCGTCGCACCTCTCGACTTCGCCAAGCCCGGCGACCGTCTGGTGCGCTTTTCCATAACACCTCCGGCCGGCATCTCCGAGTCAGCATACGTCTTGAAACCCTATGCGCGCCTGGGTGGCCAAACTTTCGCCACTTCTTACGAGGCGTTGCCTTCGCTTCCTTCGCGCCACGTCAGCGAACCGGTCGTCGCCACCGCGCACGTACTCGATCTCGCGATTCCGCAGCGCCTTCGCGTCGGTTACATCGCCGCGGGTATCGATCCCGTCCCGCAGTCGCTGCAGCAGCTCGGCATTGACGTCGATATGCTCGACGAAGCAGCTCTCGCTTTTGGCGACCTCAGCCAGTATGACGCCATCGTCGTCGGCATTCGCGCCTATGAACTTCGCCCCGATCTGATGAGCGCAAACAGCCGTCTGCTCGATTACGTCCAGCACGGCGGCACGCTCGTCGTTCAATACGAGCGCGACTTTGCCTGGAATAAGCTCCTCCCCGCGCCCTTTTCGGCCACGGAGGGCAAGCCGATGGACGGCCGTCCCGGCCAATACACCTCTGCTGAGCGTGTCACCGACGAAACTGCTGCGGTTCGTTTCCTCGATCCTTCCTGTCCTCTGCTGAATTTCCCGAACCGCATCACCGAGGATGATTTCAAGGACTGGATTCAGGAGC